The genomic DNA CTTTCTCGATGAAACTCTGCTTGTCAATGAAATCTCGAGCTGCTCCGCCCGGCGGACGGCGGCACGAGAGGTCCAAGGTCAGGACGCCACCAGCCGCTGATACTTCGGCAGCACGCGCTGGATGGCCGGGTCGAGCCTTTGGGCCGCTTCACGCAGCACCTCGCCCGGGTCGGCGCCAGAGGCGTACACCTTCTCCAGCGCGATCAGTATCTCGGCGATCGTCTCGTTCACGTACCGGCGCATCACATCCGGCTGGCGGGCGCGGTTCAGCTGATCTTGGGCGATCTGGTACGCAGGGATCTTGGCGTTGCGCTCCTTGATCTTCGATGAGTTGAGGGAGCTGGTGGTTACCGGGAGATAGCCGGTGTTGAGGCTCCACTCGGGCGCACCCTTCACGATGAGATACTTGATCACTTCCCAGGTTGCCTGTTTGCGGGCCTTGGTCGCGTTGCGCATGACCGCCAGTCCGCTGCCTCCGGTCGGTACGCCGGGCGAGTCCTGCTCGGGCAGGAAGGCAGCGCCGAACTCGAACTTGGCCGCCTTGAGCAGCGAGGTGAGCGCACCGGTGGAGTTGCAGATGGTCGCTGTCACGCCGGCTACGAAATCGCCGTTGATGTCGCTGGCTAGGTAGGCCATCTGGTCGTCGTGGATGAACGCCCGATCGAACTCCAGGGCGGCGACGGTGTGCTCGGAGTCCAGCGTCGGCGCCATGCCATCGGAGTAGCCGCCGTTGAAGGCCCAGGTCGAGCCCTGGAAGTACCAGTCGTCCTTGCCGGTATAGCCGCGCATCTTGACCGGTGAGCCGCGGTACCTGAAGCCCTTGAGCTGACGGCCCCATTCCCGCAACTCGGTGAACGTCTTCGGTCCGCGGTCGGGCAGCCCGGCGCCGGCGAAGATCTCCTTGTTGTAGTAGAAAAGCGGCGTCGAGCGAGCCCAGGGCA from Streptosporangium sp. NBC_01756 includes the following:
- a CDS encoding ABC transporter substrate-binding protein; this translates as MTGTSFSRRRLLTGATAAAASLALTGCVGRRGGDYSQVSGQVPPQFARRERVVLWSAFTAYNATILQSVIDGFNSSQQDIFCEIQLFPGYPALDSKLAASFATAQVPDLVTLSDVYWNRYFLAETLEPLTGYFDADFGPDAFHPRFLAEGTIRDQVYWLPWARSTPLFYYNKEIFAGAGLPDRGPKTFTELREWGRQLKGFRYRGSPVKMRGYTGKDDWYFQGSTWAFNGGYSDGMAPTLDSEHTVAALEFDRAFIHDDQMAYLASDINGDFVAGVTATICNSTGALTSLLKAAKFEFGAAFLPEQDSPGVPTGGSGLAVMRNATKARKQATWEVIKYLIVKGAPEWSLNTGYLPVTTSSLNSSKIKERNAKIPAYQIAQDQLNRARQPDVMRRYVNETIAEILIALEKVYASGADPGEVLREAAQRLDPAIQRVLPKYQRLVAS